In Polynucleobacter sp. AP-Ainpum-60-G11, one DNA window encodes the following:
- a CDS encoding sensor histidine kinase: MKLLIALYFYILATIQLGLLLGVYHYYRSQNRVRPSPYWMWSLVVSVFALATFGTGILTIEDVAKPEFNFTIANSLFYVAAILQLLFCRSLNKPISQRLKYAFALSVLIFIPFFEWMRITGTFESRTSVICLITGSFFIWQILQLREKRRATPSRQLMYLQYATTAELFFAIGRLSVVIASGFTIRQVEQIPQLLILLTITQIVMNTLAYIAIGGYWSERIALASANSQVENEEIKSLLLERENLISNLLKANKTAATGALSASIAHELNQPLGASQLNIQFLQKKFSEGHLSNEQTQEVLNALLADNRRASNIIQSLRSIFSDGKIEVERIDIKLLIEAVLQITKPEIQAQHIQVVLRLNSSAYVNINRGEIQQVLLNLINNAIQALSISTNASRSLEIQSEDMPGGIQFIVRDSGDGVPLDAQPHLFELLSSTSKCSGMGLGLWLCHHIVSRHGGSIRYQDATGGGAEFVIFLPSN; this comes from the coding sequence ATGAAGCTGCTGATCGCCCTCTATTTTTATATCCTTGCCACCATTCAGTTGGGCTTGTTGTTGGGTGTCTACCATTACTACCGATCTCAAAACAGAGTAAGACCAAGCCCTTATTGGATGTGGTCTTTGGTAGTGAGTGTTTTTGCCTTGGCGACTTTTGGTACCGGAATTCTGACTATTGAAGATGTCGCAAAACCAGAGTTTAATTTCACAATAGCCAATTCTTTGTTCTATGTTGCTGCTATTTTGCAGCTACTCTTTTGCAGGTCTTTGAACAAGCCTATCAGCCAGCGTCTTAAATATGCCTTTGCTTTATCTGTTTTGATCTTTATTCCTTTTTTTGAGTGGATGCGTATTACTGGCACATTCGAAAGTCGAACCTCTGTGATCTGTTTGATTACTGGATCCTTTTTTATTTGGCAAATTCTTCAGCTACGCGAGAAGAGAAGGGCGACTCCTTCCCGGCAATTAATGTATCTGCAATATGCCACTACCGCAGAATTATTTTTTGCAATTGGTCGACTCTCCGTAGTAATTGCATCGGGATTTACGATACGCCAGGTAGAGCAGATCCCCCAGTTACTTATTCTTCTGACAATTACCCAAATCGTCATGAATACTTTGGCTTATATTGCCATTGGGGGATATTGGTCTGAACGAATTGCATTGGCAAGTGCTAATTCTCAGGTCGAAAATGAGGAAATTAAATCCTTGTTGTTGGAGCGTGAAAATCTCATCTCTAATTTACTCAAGGCTAATAAAACTGCAGCCACCGGCGCGTTGTCAGCTTCCATTGCACATGAGCTCAATCAGCCCTTAGGAGCTTCACAACTCAATATTCAGTTTCTACAGAAGAAGTTTTCAGAAGGTCATTTAAGTAACGAGCAAACCCAAGAAGTATTAAACGCATTGCTTGCAGATAATCGGCGTGCATCCAATATTATTCAATCCTTGCGCTCCATTTTTTCAGATGGAAAGATCGAGGTCGAACGAATTGATATCAAGCTATTAATTGAGGCAGTTCTTCAGATCACCAAGCCAGAAATTCAGGCGCAACATATTCAAGTTGTACTGCGACTGAACTCCAGCGCTTATGTCAATATTAATCGGGGCGAAATCCAACAGGTCCTGCTTAATCTCATCAATAACGCCATACAAGCCTTGAGTATTTCAACAAATGCGTCTCGTTCGCTGGAGATTCAGAGTGAGGATATGCCTGGCGGTATTCAATTCATCGTTAGGGATAGCGGCGATGGAGTTCCGCTTGATGCCCAGCCCCATTTATTCGAATTACTTTCCAGCACTAGTAAGTGCTCTGGCATGGGATTGGGTTTATGGCTATGTCACCACATCGTATCTCGTCATGGTGGCAGCATCCGGTATCAAGATGCCACTGGCGGTGGCGCTGAATTTGTTATCTTCTTACCCTCTAATTAG
- a CDS encoding alkyl/aryl-sulfatase, whose protein sequence is MKTTISLLVLSFAFIVGNSAIAAGGGGVVADPGAMRGKHFDPKGKAPSTFTVELQNGLRKTLPFEDIRDFEESKRGFIAAPAYKTIMADAGNVAWDMGSYEFLLQGRDFDSVHPSLQRQAILNMGYGLYEVVPGKIYQVRGFDLSNISFVKTNTGWIVFDPLTSKETARAALELVNEKLGKRPVVAVVYSHSHADHFGGVRGVVEEADVKSGKVKIIAPAGFMDHAVAENVYAGNAMTRRLYFQYGVLLPRSPFGHVDQSIGKNTAAGNLGLIEPTILINEPFEKMTVDGVEMEFQNTPGTEAPAEMNTYFPQMKAFWAAENITGTIHNIYTLRGALVRDALAWSKNINNALYRYGNEAQVMFASHSWPRWGNDRVQEVMRTQRDSYAHLNNEVLHLANNGVTINEVHNVYKQPESLKSQWAAHSYHGSEEHNSRAVINRYLGYWDANPATLIPLSPKDSAPLYVEMMGGSAKIMAKGKQLYKQGKYREAMEIVNKLVYAEPNNASAKDLLADIFEQIGYQKESPSVRNSFLGAAYELRHGMPSGASPKTNGPDMIKAMTTELWLNALAISMDSKKAAGMKFTINLITPDNGEKFVVEMSNSALSNINGYQDKNPNLTITLNRSDLEKVMGGQTTFEKLQAEGKAQFDGDRKAFEQLRGTMTSFTPDFELMPGTKAKKVPPAKSSKDPFEAPPIANSDGA, encoded by the coding sequence ATGAAAACCACCATCTCCCTTCTTGTCCTATCCTTTGCCTTCATTGTCGGTAACTCCGCCATAGCTGCTGGCGGTGGTGGGGTGGTAGCTGATCCTGGCGCAATGCGGGGTAAGCACTTTGATCCAAAGGGCAAGGCGCCTTCTACATTTACAGTTGAACTGCAAAATGGTTTGCGTAAAACCTTACCATTTGAAGATATCCGCGATTTTGAAGAGTCCAAGAGGGGATTCATTGCGGCGCCTGCTTATAAAACCATCATGGCTGATGCAGGTAACGTCGCTTGGGATATGGGAAGTTATGAGTTCTTATTGCAAGGTAGGGATTTTGATAGCGTCCATCCTTCTTTACAGCGCCAAGCGATTCTCAATATGGGCTACGGCCTCTATGAAGTTGTGCCTGGGAAGATTTATCAGGTTCGTGGATTTGATTTATCAAATATCAGTTTTGTCAAAACGAATACTGGTTGGATTGTCTTTGACCCATTGACCTCAAAAGAGACTGCGAGAGCTGCCTTGGAGTTGGTTAATGAGAAGTTAGGTAAACGCCCAGTTGTAGCAGTGGTGTATTCCCATTCTCATGCGGATCATTTTGGTGGCGTTCGTGGGGTGGTAGAAGAAGCAGATGTGAAGAGTGGCAAGGTTAAGATTATTGCTCCTGCTGGTTTTATGGATCATGCTGTTGCGGAGAATGTATACGCCGGTAATGCCATGACACGTCGTTTGTATTTCCAGTATGGCGTTTTGTTGCCGCGTAGCCCATTTGGCCACGTTGACCAATCGATTGGAAAAAATACGGCAGCTGGAAACCTCGGCTTAATAGAGCCAACCATTCTCATCAATGAGCCATTTGAAAAAATGACAGTAGATGGCGTTGAGATGGAGTTTCAAAATACCCCTGGTACAGAAGCGCCAGCCGAGATGAATACCTACTTCCCGCAGATGAAAGCATTCTGGGCTGCCGAAAATATTACCGGCACTATTCATAATATTTACACCTTGCGTGGTGCGCTAGTACGTGATGCCTTGGCATGGTCTAAGAACATCAATAATGCTTTGTATCGTTATGGCAATGAAGCACAAGTGATGTTTGCTTCGCATTCTTGGCCGCGCTGGGGTAATGATCGTGTACAAGAGGTGATGCGCACGCAGCGGGATAGTTATGCACACTTAAATAACGAAGTGCTGCATTTGGCGAATAATGGCGTAACCATTAATGAAGTGCATAACGTTTACAAACAACCGGAGAGCTTGAAGTCTCAATGGGCTGCGCATAGCTATCATGGCTCTGAGGAGCATAACAGCCGCGCGGTAATTAATCGTTACCTCGGTTACTGGGACGCCAATCCTGCAACTTTAATTCCGCTTTCACCAAAAGATTCTGCTCCGCTGTATGTGGAAATGATGGGCGGCTCTGCCAAGATTATGGCCAAGGGCAAGCAACTCTATAAGCAGGGTAAATATCGCGAAGCCATGGAGATTGTGAATAAATTGGTTTATGCAGAGCCAAACAACGCATCGGCCAAAGATTTGCTGGCGGATATTTTTGAGCAAATTGGTTATCAAAAAGAAAGTCCAAGTGTGCGCAATAGCTTCCTGGGTGCTGCATATGAGTTGCGCCACGGCATGCCCTCTGGAGCATCGCCAAAGACCAATGGTCCTGACATGATCAAAGCAATGACTACAGAGCTTTGGCTTAATGCCTTAGCCATCAGCATGGATAGCAAAAAAGCTGCCGGCATGAAGTTCACTATTAACCTAATCACTCCGGATAATGGTGAAAAGTTTGTTGTGGAAATGAGTAATTCTGCGCTAAGCAATATCAATGGTTACCAAGATAAAAATCCAAATCTGACGATCACTCTGAACCGTAGCGACTTAGAAAAAGTCATGGGTGGCCAAACTACGTTTGAGAAATTACAAGCTGAGGGTAAAGCTCAGTTTGATGGCGATCGCAAAGCGTTTGAGCAGCTACGCGGCACAATGACTAGCTTTACTCCAGACTTTGAGTTGATGCCTGGCACAAAAGCTAAAAAAGTACCGCCCGCTAAATCAAGTAAAGATCCGTTTGAGGCTCCTCCGATTGCCAATTCAGATGGTGCTTAA
- a CDS encoding CaiB/BaiF CoA transferase family protein: MKTPISKPLPLAGVRVLDVSQVMAGPYCCMLLADLGADVIKIEPPGTGDQTRGAMGFKMKGSDSMGFLNMNRNKRSVTLNLKTEAGKKVFFELVKTADILVENYRPGVMKKLGIDYPSLKDINPGLVYASISGFGQTGPWADRPGFDLMAQAMSGVMSVTGYPDGPPVKAGVPVADIGCALFAVYGILSAYIGKTKSGEGQFIDASLFDSALAFSIWDTAQYWGTGVEPYKLGTANHMSAPYQAMKAADGYFVMGATNQKLWKLLCDKIDRPELFEDPLFRTNPLRLANRLILAAELEKTFVRKTSAEWVDLLLAAGIPAGPINTYPQAFDSEHGQHRKMRMEIDHPIEGKVPNIGFAVKMMGTPQQVSRHPPLLGEHTDEVLKELGIDGEALKALTDGGAFAA; the protein is encoded by the coding sequence ATGAAAACACCTATCAGCAAGCCTTTGCCCCTGGCTGGCGTCCGAGTTCTTGACGTGAGTCAAGTAATGGCTGGACCGTACTGCTGCATGTTGCTTGCCGATCTGGGTGCAGACGTCATCAAAATTGAACCTCCAGGCACGGGAGATCAAACTCGTGGGGCAATGGGATTCAAGATGAAGGGCTCTGACAGCATGGGCTTTCTAAATATGAATCGCAATAAGCGCAGTGTGACACTCAACCTCAAAACTGAAGCTGGCAAGAAAGTCTTTTTTGAGCTTGTGAAGACCGCTGACATTTTGGTCGAGAACTACCGCCCTGGCGTCATGAAAAAACTGGGAATTGATTACCCTTCATTAAAAGATATCAACCCAGGATTGGTTTATGCCAGCATCTCTGGATTTGGCCAAACCGGACCATGGGCAGACCGCCCAGGTTTTGATCTGATGGCACAAGCTATGTCGGGCGTCATGAGTGTAACGGGCTATCCAGATGGACCTCCTGTAAAAGCAGGTGTGCCCGTAGCGGATATTGGTTGCGCCCTCTTTGCAGTCTATGGAATTTTGTCCGCCTATATCGGCAAGACTAAATCGGGTGAAGGTCAGTTTATTGATGCATCCCTATTTGATTCTGCATTGGCATTCTCAATCTGGGATACAGCGCAATACTGGGGCACTGGAGTTGAGCCCTATAAACTTGGTACCGCAAATCACATGAGTGCACCCTATCAGGCCATGAAAGCCGCCGATGGATATTTTGTGATGGGCGCTACCAATCAAAAACTCTGGAAACTCCTCTGCGACAAGATTGATCGCCCGGAATTATTCGAAGATCCATTGTTTAGAACCAATCCACTCCGTTTAGCTAATCGATTGATCCTAGCAGCGGAGCTGGAAAAGACCTTTGTTAGAAAAACCAGCGCAGAGTGGGTGGATCTCTTGCTAGCAGCAGGTATTCCAGCTGGACCCATTAATACCTACCCACAAGCATTTGATAGCGAACATGGTCAGCATCGAAAAATGCGCATGGAGATCGATCACCCAATTGAAGGTAAGGTTCCCAATATTGGATTTGCAGTCAAGATGATGGGGACACCACAGCAGGTGTCACGTCACCCACCCTTACTCGGCGAGCATACCGATGAGGTGCTCAAAGAATTGGGCATTGATGGTGAAGCCTTAAAGGCCCTCACGGATGGTGGGGCATTCGCGGCCTAA
- a CDS encoding tripartite tricarboxylate transporter substrate binding protein, producing MINQSPKRILRRFAFLALGICSALPLSVSAQQAFPTKPIRLIVGFAPGGGTDIVARAIAPKMGEILGQSVIIENKSGAAGTIGADLVAKSNPDGYTLLMGHSNSNAISPFVLKNVPYNPATDFTPITYLGYVPNVLVVKSSLPVNSVAQLISLAKQNPGQMTYGSSGIGSTQHLAGALFSKIAGVEMNHVPYKGSGQAIVDLLGGQITMNFDTLPPNLQQIRQGNLKALAISTPKRLSLLPNVPTFNEVGIVGFDVTNWYSVMGPKGMDPAVVNKIDQAVKAATNDPEIKKTLDAQGLQPEGPATPAAFNLFLAGELAKYQRLVKSLNIKAE from the coding sequence ATGATCAATCAATCCCCTAAAAGGATTTTGCGTAGATTTGCTTTTTTGGCGCTAGGCATCTGCAGTGCTCTGCCACTCTCTGTAAGTGCGCAACAAGCCTTCCCGACTAAACCGATTCGTTTAATTGTGGGATTTGCTCCTGGTGGTGGAACGGATATCGTTGCTCGCGCTATCGCTCCAAAGATGGGCGAGATCCTGGGTCAAAGTGTGATCATTGAAAATAAATCTGGTGCCGCTGGAACGATTGGGGCAGACCTGGTTGCTAAATCTAATCCAGACGGTTACACCTTATTGATGGGGCACTCCAACTCGAATGCGATTTCCCCTTTTGTGCTCAAAAATGTTCCTTACAACCCTGCAACGGATTTCACGCCCATCACCTACTTGGGTTACGTCCCGAATGTGTTGGTGGTTAAATCTTCGCTACCAGTCAACTCAGTGGCGCAATTAATTTCTTTAGCCAAACAGAATCCCGGGCAGATGACTTATGGTTCATCAGGCATTGGTAGTACACAGCATCTAGCGGGTGCTTTGTTCTCAAAGATTGCTGGCGTAGAAATGAATCACGTTCCCTATAAGGGCAGCGGCCAGGCAATTGTGGATTTACTGGGTGGTCAAATTACGATGAACTTTGATACCTTGCCGCCAAATTTGCAGCAGATTCGTCAAGGCAATTTAAAAGCGTTGGCAATTTCCACGCCGAAGCGCCTGTCGCTCTTGCCTAACGTGCCTACTTTTAATGAGGTGGGTATAGTCGGTTTCGATGTGACTAACTGGTACTCCGTGATGGGCCCTAAAGGTATGGATCCAGCGGTCGTTAATAAGATCGACCAAGCAGTTAAGGCGGCTACGAATGATCCAGAAATTAAAAAGACATTAGATGCCCAGGGTCTTCAGCCTGAGGGCCCCGCAACACCAGCTGCTTTCAATTTGTTCTTGGCTGGTGAGCTGGCGAAGTATCAGCGCTTGGTAAAGAGTCTTAATATCAAGGCTGAATAA